In the Streptomyces coeruleoprunus genome, TGCCCGCGACCGCCTTCCTGACGACGGGGTCGACGACGATCGGGTCGACCATGGACTGAGCGGCTGGGAGCCGTACGCCGACGAGGAGGGGCCGGAAAGGCGGTGGTTTCCGGCCATTCCACGGGCCGCCGCCATACGGCTCCCCCGCCCTCGCCGTCGCTAGGGGCACAGGACCGATCCCGACGGAAGGGCAACGATGATCACTCGCAAGGCGAGGCTGGCGGCGGCCGGCCTGGCGCTCGGTACGGCCGTCTCCCTGGTCGGCATGGCGGGCACGGCCCACGCGCGGAGCACCACCGTCGAGGCCAACAGCAACATCCGCGCGGCGGCGACCACCAACAGCAGGCTGGTCGGCACCACGAAGGGCGTGAGCGAGGCCCATGTGTACTGCTTCACCAGGGGCCAGTACGTGAAGGTGGGCAACTACGGCACCAACGTCTGGTACCACGTCAACGTCTTCGACAACGCCGCCAACCCGCCGCACGCCTATCTCCGGGTGTACGTCTGGGGCGGCAACGTGAACGTCGGCGCCGACCCGGCTCCCGGCATCCCCCCCTGCTGACGCGGCCCGGCGGCCGTGCCGCCGCCCGGGAGCCGGAAGGCGTTTCAGAAGGCGCCGCCCACCCGGGCCTTCCGTCCGTCCGTGGCCGTCGCGGTGACCGTCCAGCGGTCGCCGCGCGCGTCACGGCCACCCTCGGCGTGGTTGTACTGGCCGGCGAAGACGTGCTGCCCCTCCGGGGCGGTGCGGCCGGGGCGGAGGGTCCAGGTGTAGACGAGGACGCCGGCCTCCTCGCGTACGGAGACGGTGAAGTCGTCCGCGGGCAGCGAGCGCCAGTTGCCGGTGTCGGCGACGCCGCCGGTCTGGACGACGCGCAGCTCGACGGTGAGGGCACCGAGCGGGGCGGCGCTGGTGAAGGTGATGTTCGACTGGGCCCAGAAGCGGTTGCTGTGCGGGTCGACGGCGCCCTGGCCGCTCAGGTGACCGTCCCGGGTGCGCAGCGCCTGCGCGGTGGGCGTGGAGGTGGGGACGGTCGGCCCGCCCGTGGGCCGGGTTGCCGGGGCCGACGCGGAGGGCGGCGGGCCGGGCCTGGGTGACGTGGCCGTGGGGGCCGGGCCCGGCGGCGTGGCCGCGGGCGGGGCCGGGCTCGCGGCCGTCGGCGGGGGTACGGCGGTGGTGGCCGGGGGCACCGCGGTCGTGGCCGGGCCGTGGTCGCCGTTCAGCAGGGTGCCGGCCGCGTAGCCGCCGACGGCGAGGACGGCCGCGACGGCGGTGGTGGCGCCGGCGACGCGCAGCCAGGGCGCGGCGAACGGGCGGCGGCCGCCGGGCCTTTCGGCGGCGGGCGGGGCGGCCATGCCGCGCTCGACGCGGGCGAGGATGCGCGCGCGGTCGGGGCGGTGCGCCCGGGCCGCGTCGCGCAGCGCCTGCTGCAGGTCGTCCATCTACTTCCGGCCTCCCACCAGTTCGGAAGCGCGGGCCGGGACGCCAGGAACTGTTCGAGCTGGGCCATGGCCTTCGAGGTCTGGCTCTTCACCGTACCCACCGATATGCCGAGGGTGAGTGCGGTCTCGCGCTCCGACAGGTCGAAGGCGTGGCGCAGGACGACGCAGGCGCGCTTGCGGAACGGCAGGCGGCGCAGGGCGTCCTGGACGTCGACGACGGCCGGTACGTCGGGGTCGTCGGTGCGGTCGGGGCGCTGCGACCAGAAGAGGGCGACGCGGCGGCGTTCGCGTACGGCGCTGCGGATGCGGCTGCGGGCGAGGTTGGCGACGACGCCGCGGGCGTAGGCGGCGGGGTGCTGGGCCGCGCGGACGCGGTCCCAGCGGTGCCAGAGGGCGAGCAGCGCGTCCGCGGCGAGGTCGTCGGCGGCGTCCGCCTCGCCGGTGAGGAGGTGGGCGAGGCGGGCCAGTTCGGCGTAGTGCCGCTCGAAGAAGGCGTGGAACTCCGCGGCGGCGTCATCGGATGTCCCCACGGGCGGCCTCTCCCCTGCGCTCCGTCGCGCTGTGTCGGCGGGTGCACCGGGCCGGCGGGCGGGCCGTCCCGTTCGTGGTGCGTCCTCTTGGTGGCGGGTGAGCATAGCAAGCGCTTGCCAAAAAGGGTCACCCGGCGAACTCCGTTGCCGGCAGGCCCTGTCCGGCGTCCGGCAGGACGAGCAGGGATCCGGAGAGGGGGTGCGGGCGGGCCAGTCCGGTGCGGGCGGTGGTGACGTAGAGGTCCCGCAGGCCGGGCCCGCCGAACGCGCACGCGGTGGGCCGGCGCACCGGCAGCGCGACGGTCCGGTCGAGGCGTCCGTCGGGGGTGTAGCGGCGCAGGGCGGCACCGTCCCACAGGGCGACCCAGACGCAGCCGTCGGCGTCGACGGCGAGGCCGTCGGGGAAGCCCGCGCCGGGCTCGACCGTGGCGAACGGGAGGCGGCCCGCCACCCCGCGGCCGCCGTCCACGACGTGGCAGACGTCGATGCGGCGGGTCGGGCTGTCGATGTAGTACATGAGGGTGCCGTCCGGGCTCCAGCCCGTGCCGTTGCTGACGGCGACGGCGGGGAAGACGGTGGTGGCCGTGCCGTCGGGCGCGATCCGGGCGAGGGTGCCGCCGCCGTCCGCCTCGTCGTAGCGCATGGTGCCCGCCCACAGGGAGCCGTCGGGGGCGACGGCGGCGTCGTTGCCGCGCCGGCCGGGCACCGGGTCGTGGTGGAGCCAGCGGAACGCCCCGTCGGCGCCGTACAGTCCGACGCCGTC is a window encoding:
- a CDS encoding SMP-30/gluconolactonase/LRE family protein, encoding MSAPHPEVAVRETAELGEGPTWDPATGRLVWVDILGSRVHTYAPADGRRTVMLTAQHVGAAKPRAGGGLVVNLRDGVGLYGADGAFRWLHHDPVPGRRGNDAAVAPDGSLWAGTMRYDEADGGGTLARIAPDGTATTVFPAVAVSNGTGWSPDGTLMYYIDSPTRRIDVCHVVDGGRGVAGRLPFATVEPGAGFPDGLAVDADGCVWVALWDGAALRRYTPDGRLDRTVALPVRRPTACAFGGPGLRDLYVTTARTGLARPHPLSGSLLVLPDAGQGLPATEFAG